Proteins encoded together in one Planctopirus ephydatiae window:
- a CDS encoding RluA family pseudouridine synthase has product MSPNVLPTHLMIEPTWSLEPQILLEDGPLLAIWKPAGLLTQGVPQGLPTLENWVKNWIREKYAKPGNVYLGIPHRLDRPVSGVMLFARNSKAAARLAEVFRDRRVKKTYTAVVEGVPPQTTERLTHYLLKDPQAAHSQVVAESTPGSKSAILDYRLLGTVAGRSLLEIELQTGRMHQIRAQMAAMGCPVVGDQEYQIPQAGDTTARTIEEQSKTNLTAQPRGSERIALHASRIIVPHPIRFDEVTINAPFPAEWAGYWPESVKDLDGEA; this is encoded by the coding sequence ATGTCCCCGAATGTTCTGCCTACGCACCTGATGATCGAGCCTACCTGGAGTCTCGAACCTCAAATCCTCTTAGAAGATGGTCCTCTCCTGGCCATCTGGAAACCGGCAGGGCTGTTAACTCAAGGAGTTCCCCAGGGGCTGCCCACGCTTGAGAACTGGGTCAAAAACTGGATTCGGGAGAAGTATGCCAAGCCAGGGAATGTCTATCTGGGGATCCCGCATCGACTGGATCGACCAGTCTCTGGTGTGATGCTCTTTGCTCGAAATTCGAAAGCCGCCGCCAGGCTGGCCGAGGTCTTTCGTGATCGTCGAGTCAAAAAAACATATACAGCAGTGGTGGAAGGAGTGCCTCCACAGACGACGGAACGACTGACTCATTATTTGCTGAAGGATCCTCAGGCCGCCCATAGCCAGGTCGTGGCAGAAAGCACACCGGGGAGCAAATCTGCAATTCTAGATTACCGGCTTCTCGGTACTGTGGCAGGTCGCAGCCTGTTAGAAATTGAACTCCAGACCGGCCGGATGCATCAGATTCGTGCGCAGATGGCAGCGATGGGTTGTCCGGTCGTGGGGGATCAGGAGTATCAAATTCCACAGGCTGGAGATACAACGGCACGAACGATTGAAGAGCAGTCGAAGACGAATCTCACAGCACAACCGAGGGGATCAGAGCGGATCGCCTTGCATGCGAGCCGGATCATCGTCCCTCATCCCATTCGATTTGATGAAGTGACGATCAATGCACCATTCCCAGCCGAGTGGGCCGGTTATTGGCCAGAATCAGTAAAAGATCTCGATGGCGAAGCTTGA
- a CDS encoding MATE family efflux transporter: MRTMSLVGRFGILAAACIESLSLSIFARGIGLFREILIAATFGVTTDINSFYALLPIWNLVISAIGRSYGFTLATSHERVRQKHGDFAAKVELKKHLREATLLLSVVSLIALFFVVLTAEFLWPGLPQSAKAQIYNLALLTLPWPALSGLVAILGTLQATQGRHRLHMVTSAITPMIIIACLSATTIHTVYILAALYSIGATVELAILLLTTFRSPANSIKLEGDSCAASDGSVAWKSLPLVAGALVMGVMPLVEQAAANSVSSNALVLLAYATRWPLAAVSLLVPLYDRLYLADLTWLSTDQKWSRFRRLWYRYSATTLGVGLLGFAFFGLVGSFLFRSTFGLAEMSENDFESMVSTQLASSTQLATYCFYMANERAAMAIPLRKNIAAARICGIATCAITAPVLASWMGLTGVAISSSLSLLAAGVVLAIQIAFCLPATSMQSESIRRSNPSLAA, from the coding sequence ATGCGGACAATGTCACTTGTAGGAAGATTTGGAATCCTGGCCGCGGCCTGTATTGAGTCCTTGTCACTTAGCATCTTTGCACGCGGAATAGGGCTTTTCCGTGAAATTCTCATCGCCGCGACATTCGGTGTAACGACTGATATCAATTCGTTTTATGCACTGTTGCCAATATGGAATCTGGTCATCAGCGCCATAGGTAGATCGTATGGATTCACACTGGCAACAAGCCACGAGCGCGTGCGACAGAAGCATGGAGACTTTGCGGCAAAGGTAGAGCTGAAAAAACATCTCCGGGAAGCAACCCTGCTCCTAAGCGTCGTGAGCCTAATTGCTCTCTTCTTCGTCGTACTGACAGCGGAATTTCTCTGGCCAGGTCTTCCACAATCCGCAAAAGCCCAGATCTACAATCTCGCGCTGCTGACTCTTCCCTGGCCAGCTTTGAGTGGACTTGTCGCGATCCTTGGAACATTGCAGGCCACACAGGGTCGTCATCGACTGCATATGGTCACTTCAGCAATCACACCCATGATAATCATCGCTTGTCTCTCTGCGACAACGATTCACACGGTGTACATACTCGCCGCTCTGTATTCAATTGGCGCTACAGTCGAACTTGCCATCTTACTTCTGACTACCTTCCGCTCTCCAGCTAACAGCATCAAACTGGAAGGGGACAGTTGCGCGGCGTCGGATGGCAGCGTTGCATGGAAATCCTTACCTCTGGTGGCGGGGGCATTGGTCATGGGAGTAATGCCACTTGTAGAACAAGCTGCCGCAAATAGTGTCTCATCCAACGCGCTAGTGTTACTTGCTTACGCGACGCGGTGGCCACTTGCCGCAGTATCGCTCCTCGTGCCCCTATACGATCGACTCTATCTTGCCGATTTGACTTGGCTCTCAACAGATCAAAAGTGGTCGAGGTTCAGACGTTTATGGTATCGCTACTCTGCCACAACCTTAGGCGTGGGATTGTTAGGTTTCGCTTTCTTCGGTCTCGTCGGAAGTTTCCTGTTCCGATCGACTTTCGGTCTTGCGGAAATGTCTGAAAACGATTTTGAATCGATGGTTTCGACGCAACTTGCCAGTTCTACACAACTTGCGACATATTGCTTCTACATGGCAAATGAGCGAGCAGCCATGGCAATCCCTCTCCGGAAAAACATTGCCGCTGCAAGAATCTGTGGGATTGCAACATGCGCGATCACCGCACCAGTACTAGCATCCTGGATGGGCTTGACCGGAGTCGCGATTTCAAGCTCCCTCTCGTTGTTGGCAGCGGGTGTGGTCCTTGCAATCCAGATCGCCTTCTGCCTACCAGCCACATCCATGCAGTCTGAATCTATCCGAAGAAGCAATCCCAGCTTGGCAGCCTGA
- a CDS encoding FkbM family methyltransferase — protein sequence MSLVENVKSSVRRSIDLIATFPGGHFLLAFLASMRATLRHKKFILIYRKQGRWQHWEDRNVIVDLKPQLCSVPSVCDAATRDHWLTHYQPRQGDMIVDLGASVGDNALTLSKLVGPTGRVIAIEAHPATYKCLEETCRLNGLSNVFPIHVAIHDSDESVQISDLSENKSNAINSGEGGFSVPGTTLDKLMGSLGIDEISFMKINIEGAELPALKRAASVLSRTKHMVVSCHDFLAEQGGDEAARTFDEIRTILAGMGFSISLRLNDPRPYISYQVIGTYLGDAANGTAIKAA from the coding sequence ATGAGTCTTGTTGAAAACGTCAAATCGAGTGTACGCCGCAGTATAGATCTGATCGCTACTTTTCCAGGTGGGCATTTTTTGTTGGCCTTCTTGGCTTCAATGCGCGCGACATTGAGACACAAGAAGTTCATCCTTATCTACCGAAAGCAAGGTAGATGGCAGCACTGGGAGGATCGGAATGTCATAGTTGATCTGAAGCCGCAGTTGTGTTCGGTTCCCAGCGTCTGCGATGCCGCCACAAGAGACCATTGGCTGACTCACTATCAGCCTCGTCAAGGTGACATGATTGTTGATCTCGGCGCGAGTGTTGGAGACAACGCTCTCACTCTTTCAAAGTTGGTCGGACCAACGGGAAGGGTAATCGCCATCGAGGCCCACCCGGCGACCTACAAATGCCTCGAAGAGACATGCAGGCTTAACGGTCTCTCGAATGTCTTTCCAATCCACGTTGCCATACACGATAGTGATGAGAGTGTCCAAATCTCGGATCTCTCCGAGAACAAGTCAAACGCAATTAATAGTGGCGAGGGTGGGTTTTCTGTGCCGGGAACCACGCTTGATAAACTCATGGGCTCCTTGGGTATCGACGAAATCTCCTTCATGAAAATCAACATTGAAGGTGCTGAACTGCCGGCACTCAAACGCGCTGCTTCTGTGCTTTCACGCACAAAGCATATGGTAGTCTCGTGTCATGATTTTCTTGCTGAACAAGGTGGTGACGAGGCGGCTCGCACCTTCGATGAGATCCGGACGATCTTGGCGGGCATGGGTTTTTCCATAAGCCTTCGATTAAACGACCCTCGTCCTTACATCAGCTACCAAGTCATCGGAACCTACCTTGGCGACGCTGCAAATGGCACGGCCATTAAAGCCGCCTGA
- a CDS encoding sugar transferase, with protein sequence MKRAFDVVLALSAGIVLLPLMMAIACVVRLTSRGPALYWSNRVGQNNEIFPMPKFRSMRIDTPVVATHLLTDSRSWITPVGHFLRKTSLDELPQLWSILRGDMSFVGPRPALFNQDDLVAARTAERVHLLRPGLTGWAQINGRDELSIPEKVALDAEYALKHSLWFDLQILWMTAIKVLRREGVRQADEPVGRRAA encoded by the coding sequence GTGAAGCGTGCATTTGACGTTGTGCTGGCTTTATCAGCAGGAATTGTGCTGCTGCCGCTCATGATGGCGATTGCCTGTGTGGTGCGACTGACATCGCGTGGGCCGGCACTTTACTGGTCGAATCGTGTGGGCCAGAACAACGAAATTTTCCCGATGCCGAAGTTTCGCTCGATGCGAATCGATACGCCGGTCGTCGCAACTCATTTATTGACGGACTCACGTTCATGGATCACGCCGGTCGGTCACTTTCTTCGCAAGACGAGTCTCGATGAGCTGCCGCAATTGTGGTCGATTCTGCGAGGTGATATGAGTTTTGTCGGCCCGCGTCCAGCACTCTTCAATCAGGATGACCTCGTGGCGGCACGGACAGCGGAGCGCGTTCATCTTTTGCGGCCTGGCCTGACTGGCTGGGCACAGATCAACGGTCGCGATGAGTTATCGATTCCCGAGAAAGTCGCTTTAGATGCCGAGTATGCCTTGAAGCATTCTTTGTGGTTTGATCTGCAGATTCTGTGGATGACCGCCATCAAGGTGTTAAGGCGAGAAGGAGTGCGTCAGGCCGACGAACCAGTTGGTCGTCGAGCTGCGTGA
- a CDS encoding glycosyltransferase, which translates to MKILHIINSSHVGGTERALAGLLEFSAAKGIDNYVITLLPPGPMDKEYVRSSREVFSLNLTRGSASLGGAIRAINKCRQIRPHLIVTWMYQADLLAAFLQIATIGQIPVVWNLRTSATVDLVGRTSGVVRSLCAHLSKYVPSKIVCNSPAVQAAHTEIGYHCEKMLVIPNGYHLSVFKPNRGDRDSVRAELGIPMSSRLVGMFARWDPAKDHESFLNAAAQVCGRHSDVHFLLCGEGTDLARNEISKLPNASECMDRFHVMGLRHDMARLHASLDIGVLMSKMNEGFPNAVAESMASGVPCIVSDTGGAAYVVGSAGRVVPKGDVDSLVREMNQLLSLSSGQLRAMGNEARTRIASSFDMNEVAGRHLRLWQSLCGCHAEAGEERSRAA; encoded by the coding sequence GTGAAAATCCTGCATATCATCAACAGCAGTCATGTCGGCGGAACCGAGCGGGCATTGGCTGGACTTTTGGAGTTCTCCGCCGCAAAGGGTATCGACAATTACGTTATTACGCTGTTGCCACCCGGGCCAATGGATAAAGAATATGTACGTAGTTCACGAGAGGTCTTCTCACTCAATTTGACTCGCGGCTCTGCTTCGCTGGGTGGTGCCATCCGTGCAATCAACAAATGCCGGCAAATCCGCCCACATCTAATTGTCACCTGGATGTATCAGGCCGATCTTCTTGCTGCATTTCTCCAGATTGCGACTATTGGTCAAATCCCTGTGGTATGGAATCTTCGGACAAGTGCGACGGTTGATCTTGTGGGGCGTACATCAGGTGTGGTGCGCTCACTTTGCGCTCACCTATCTAAGTATGTGCCATCGAAGATTGTCTGTAATTCACCTGCTGTTCAAGCAGCTCATACGGAGATCGGGTATCATTGTGAGAAGATGTTGGTGATTCCCAACGGATATCATCTGTCAGTCTTCAAACCAAATCGTGGAGATCGGGATTCGGTTCGAGCCGAACTCGGAATTCCTATGTCGTCGAGACTCGTAGGTATGTTCGCTCGCTGGGATCCCGCGAAAGACCATGAATCTTTTCTCAATGCAGCAGCGCAGGTTTGTGGAAGGCATTCTGATGTGCATTTTCTTCTTTGCGGGGAGGGGACAGATTTAGCTCGGAATGAGATCAGCAAATTGCCCAACGCGTCCGAATGTATGGATAGATTTCACGTCATGGGACTTCGACACGACATGGCAAGATTGCATGCCAGTCTTGATATTGGTGTATTGATGTCGAAGATGAATGAAGGATTTCCCAATGCCGTTGCAGAATCCATGGCCAGCGGCGTTCCGTGTATTGTCAGTGACACCGGAGGTGCCGCTTATGTCGTAGGAAGCGCCGGGAGAGTCGTGCCCAAAGGGGATGTCGACTCGCTCGTTCGTGAGATGAACCAGTTGCTGTCACTCTCCTCTGGGCAACTCCGTGCGATGGGTAATGAGGCTAGGACTAGAATAGCGAGTTCATTCGACATGAACGAGGTCGCCGGGAGGCATCTGAGGCTTTGGCAATCACTCTGCGGTTGTCATGCGGAAGCGGGCGAGGAACGTTCTCGAGCGGCATGA
- a CDS encoding prenyltransferase/squalene oxidase repeat-containing protein: protein MSRSLRLWIVGIGLAAFVQSLAHSSVIFAADPAAIEAGRLKGLEYLKSKQEADGSWVYEGHQVGITALCTLALIENGVPLYDPVVDKGYKSVRRGIDGELKQTYDLTLAALLLARVGDRADKALIRTIGARLLAGQLESGGWTYTCPTVDATSLSSTARAPKRKAGMGDNSCTQFGVLGLWVCSRYGVPIDEAMQLVAARFVDSQNEDGGWPYNPKGTKTDSTGAMTSAGLFCLTVARATKIREELQKNAATRNSSTAKGAEKATLLQDPVYAKGFTQVGYYAKGMSPGSARYFMWSIERLGVLLGLERLGDVKWFDQGATALLKAQKPDGSWPDSKESPADTAFAVLFLRKANLGSDISRLLEGEPEQAFCLPGREGLPRFSSLQEAVAAAKPGEVIRIDGNGPYRCQNDLFKQDLTITAGFGYTPVLEYGVGYDSNGLRYRPEKDEIARALFTIDGGVVTLEGLRLQMDPPSGSSPIPWKILQVNGGQLRLLNCALSEGTKRGVVAISSKGSAGIVVKNSLLATSATAMQLDVADNQKVTIDNSVIFATKGFEISGQKELSIGIYASAVHTIDGFVAEKFSGELSVKALHDVFKCDSLGMSFLGADGSSNGRQWTGRNNVYNVSKWVGFKGKPVVIVKDPPSFSKFFNGGEVDPSKLTIAFLNSRKPGTSVHSLNTQEWDLSEKSELAFSAKKYGILSAITGPGGGFSRFREEIGYNQWQRGETPLSVAELEPLAQN from the coding sequence ATGAGCCGATCTTTACGCCTGTGGATTGTGGGTATCGGGCTGGCTGCCTTCGTACAGAGTTTGGCGCATTCGTCCGTCATTTTCGCCGCCGACCCCGCGGCCATTGAAGCAGGGCGACTGAAGGGCCTGGAGTACCTCAAGTCGAAGCAGGAGGCCGATGGAAGCTGGGTTTATGAAGGACACCAGGTTGGAATTACGGCTTTGTGTACCCTCGCACTCATTGAAAATGGAGTGCCGTTGTATGACCCGGTCGTTGACAAAGGCTACAAAAGCGTTCGTCGTGGAATTGATGGCGAACTGAAACAGACGTACGACCTCACGCTGGCAGCACTGCTCCTGGCACGCGTTGGTGATCGTGCCGACAAGGCTTTGATTCGTACGATTGGCGCCCGATTACTCGCTGGCCAGCTGGAAAGCGGCGGGTGGACGTATACCTGCCCTACCGTCGATGCCACTTCGCTTTCGTCGACGGCCCGTGCTCCTAAGCGAAAAGCTGGCATGGGAGATAACAGTTGCACTCAGTTTGGTGTGCTGGGGCTGTGGGTCTGTTCGCGGTACGGCGTACCGATCGATGAAGCGATGCAACTGGTCGCTGCACGATTTGTCGATTCGCAAAATGAAGACGGTGGCTGGCCTTACAACCCCAAGGGAACGAAAACAGATAGTACAGGGGCGATGACATCAGCAGGTTTATTCTGCCTGACTGTCGCACGAGCCACCAAGATTCGCGAAGAACTTCAGAAGAATGCAGCCACCCGCAATTCATCAACCGCGAAAGGCGCCGAAAAAGCCACGTTACTGCAAGATCCTGTCTATGCAAAAGGATTTACTCAAGTTGGCTACTACGCCAAAGGGATGAGTCCCGGATCGGCCCGCTATTTCATGTGGTCCATTGAACGTCTGGGTGTGCTGCTGGGGTTGGAACGCCTCGGAGATGTGAAGTGGTTTGATCAAGGGGCTACAGCACTCTTGAAGGCTCAGAAGCCGGATGGTTCGTGGCCAGATTCCAAGGAAAGCCCGGCTGATACCGCCTTTGCAGTTTTATTTTTAAGAAAGGCTAATCTCGGCAGCGATATTTCGCGATTGCTGGAAGGGGAGCCCGAACAAGCGTTTTGTCTGCCGGGACGCGAAGGCTTACCACGCTTTTCTTCCCTGCAGGAAGCAGTGGCCGCTGCCAAGCCTGGAGAAGTCATTCGTATTGATGGGAATGGCCCCTATCGCTGCCAGAACGATCTGTTCAAGCAGGATCTCACGATCACAGCAGGCTTCGGTTACACACCCGTGCTTGAGTATGGCGTGGGATATGACAGCAATGGCCTGAGATATCGACCTGAGAAAGATGAGATTGCCCGTGCCCTGTTCACCATCGATGGTGGTGTCGTCACACTCGAAGGACTTCGCTTGCAGATGGATCCACCGTCAGGATCCTCTCCGATTCCATGGAAGATTCTCCAGGTGAATGGCGGGCAGTTGCGATTACTTAACTGCGCCCTCTCTGAAGGAACCAAACGCGGAGTGGTGGCGATCAGTTCCAAAGGGAGCGCTGGCATCGTTGTGAAAAATTCGTTGCTGGCCACCAGTGCGACAGCCATGCAACTCGATGTCGCAGATAACCAGAAGGTAACAATCGATAACAGCGTGATTTTCGCCACGAAAGGATTTGAAATCTCTGGTCAAAAAGAGCTTTCAATCGGTATTTATGCCAGTGCTGTGCATACGATCGATGGCTTTGTCGCAGAGAAATTCAGCGGCGAACTCAGTGTGAAAGCACTCCACGATGTCTTCAAGTGCGATTCGCTGGGCATGTCGTTTCTAGGAGCTGATGGAAGCTCGAACGGACGCCAATGGACAGGACGTAACAACGTTTACAATGTTTCCAAATGGGTGGGATTCAAAGGGAAGCCGGTCGTCATTGTGAAAGACCCACCCAGCTTCAGCAAATTCTTTAACGGTGGCGAAGTGGACCCCTCCAAACTGACCATTGCTTTCCTCAATTCCCGTAAGCCAGGTACTTCAGTCCATAGTTTGAACACGCAGGAGTGGGATCTCTCCGAGAAGAGCGAACTCGCCTTTTCAGCGAAAAAGTACGGCATACTTTCGGCCATCACCGGCCCTGGTGGTGGATTCAGTCGCTTTCGTGAGGAAATTGGTTACAACCAGTGGCAACGTGGAGAGACTCCACTTTCTGTTGCTGAACTTGAACCGCTGGCTCAAAACTGA
- a CDS encoding glycosyltransferase, with the protein MRVFCCVANLDVGGAERVICNLANALSTVGVNTTLVTGDASGGLKDEVSPSVRLVDFRSSRALSAFPKMLLEVWRWRPDVILTVGTHVNALVGAARCLFPRSVRVVARETSLLDAVFSKEGRDSSFPASKQFFLKLLVRIGYPQLDNVICESNGSKSGIVKYGRVAPTRISTIYNPVSFDTIRHRVDSSEDPFPRRSKEFPDARRIVVVGRLAKVKAFNRVVAAFPKLLEKAPGSQLAIVGDGAERGPLTTLVRELQLDEHVQFVGFDSNPWRWMAHADLFVLSSEYENMPNVLVEAIACGCPFVSLRIPGGVEELLTKVSLQERIVDHLEEWSDEWFKPLSTKSVEITRQFFDAPNVVRQYLALMGIAIPDSGEAKRGEGQ; encoded by the coding sequence ATGCGTGTTTTTTGTTGTGTGGCCAATCTTGACGTTGGAGGTGCGGAAAGGGTCATATGCAATCTCGCCAACGCCCTGTCGACGGTGGGAGTCAACACAACACTTGTCACTGGCGACGCTTCTGGCGGCTTGAAGGATGAAGTATCCCCGTCGGTGCGACTGGTTGATTTTAGATCGTCACGCGCGTTAAGTGCATTTCCCAAAATGTTACTAGAGGTCTGGCGTTGGAGACCGGATGTCATTTTGACTGTAGGAACTCATGTCAATGCGCTGGTTGGCGCCGCCAGGTGCTTGTTTCCACGGAGTGTGCGAGTCGTAGCAAGGGAAACAAGTCTTCTCGACGCCGTTTTTTCTAAAGAAGGCCGCGATTCGAGTTTTCCCGCAAGCAAGCAGTTTTTCCTGAAACTGTTGGTGCGAATTGGCTATCCGCAGCTTGACAATGTCATATGTGAGTCCAACGGATCCAAAAGTGGTATTGTTAAATATGGCAGGGTGGCTCCGACGCGGATTTCTACAATTTACAATCCGGTATCCTTTGATACGATTCGCCATCGAGTCGATAGTTCCGAAGACCCTTTTCCCCGACGCTCGAAAGAATTTCCAGACGCAAGAAGAATTGTGGTTGTCGGACGACTCGCGAAGGTAAAGGCGTTCAATCGGGTGGTCGCGGCATTTCCGAAGCTGCTGGAAAAAGCCCCAGGAAGCCAGCTAGCTATCGTTGGAGATGGAGCAGAGCGCGGCCCATTGACCACGCTTGTGCGGGAGTTGCAACTTGATGAACATGTTCAGTTTGTGGGCTTCGACAGCAATCCGTGGCGGTGGATGGCCCATGCGGATCTGTTCGTCCTCTCCTCCGAGTATGAGAACATGCCGAACGTGCTGGTCGAAGCCATCGCATGCGGTTGCCCTTTTGTTTCCCTTAGAATTCCGGGTGGCGTTGAAGAACTTTTAACCAAGGTCTCGCTTCAGGAGCGCATCGTAGATCATCTTGAAGAGTGGAGTGACGAATGGTTTAAACCTCTTTCGACGAAGAGCGTAGAGATTACGAGGCAGTTTTTTGATGCTCCGAATGTCGTTAGGCAGTATCTGGCTTTGATGGGAATAGCGATTCCAGATAGCGGGGAAGCGAAAAGAGGGGAGGGGCAGTGA
- a CDS encoding glycosyltransferase family 4 protein: protein MKHGRDLHCDIAIIVTTPQSVKTCFRGCIRSFANRGWSVSVVAPEDEAARELVEHEGGSFHALDFDREISPWRDLISLFKLRSVLRELAPEMVLCATPKAGFLGSVAAFMCRVPARVYAQFGLRMETCRGPKRWLTWACERLAISASTVCWCVGESLKNAVIRYGLATANQLVVLGDGTSSGVEFERFAFPDTEKVKQVTPEPQSERSLPWIGFVGRLTKDKGVEDLYAAFCRINEREQKCRLLLVGGFEDGDPVSPFVRQAIENDSRVVVTDFVTDTSLYYPHFQILVLPSFREGFPNVPLEAACAGIPTVGYAATGTVDAILDGETGTVVPLGNVPALAQAIGAYIDDPFLREKHGQAARARAKRDYDPERIWTELYRLFCRLLIEKGISLKPGPTQSDSGQIAA, encoded by the coding sequence ATGAAGCATGGTCGTGATCTTCATTGCGATATTGCGATCATTGTCACCACTCCCCAAAGTGTTAAAACTTGTTTTCGCGGCTGTATTCGATCATTTGCGAATCGGGGTTGGAGCGTTTCTGTTGTTGCTCCTGAGGATGAAGCAGCCAGAGAACTTGTTGAGCACGAGGGCGGAAGTTTTCATGCTCTTGATTTTGATCGGGAGATTTCGCCTTGGCGGGATTTGATCTCACTCTTTAAGCTGAGATCGGTTTTGCGTGAACTTGCTCCAGAAATGGTGCTTTGCGCCACTCCCAAGGCGGGTTTTCTGGGGAGCGTGGCCGCATTCATGTGCCGTGTTCCTGCTCGTGTTTATGCTCAATTTGGTTTAAGAATGGAGACTTGTCGTGGGCCGAAGCGCTGGTTGACGTGGGCCTGCGAGAGACTTGCCATTAGCGCATCGACAGTCTGTTGGTGTGTCGGAGAAAGTCTCAAGAATGCGGTGATCAGATATGGCTTGGCGACTGCAAATCAGTTGGTTGTTCTTGGAGATGGAACGTCAAGCGGTGTCGAGTTTGAACGGTTTGCCTTTCCGGATACTGAAAAAGTAAAGCAAGTTACACCTGAACCACAGAGCGAACGCTCGCTACCCTGGATTGGATTTGTCGGACGTCTGACCAAGGATAAAGGTGTTGAAGATCTTTACGCGGCCTTTTGTCGGATCAACGAGCGTGAACAGAAATGCCGTTTACTACTGGTCGGCGGATTTGAGGATGGCGATCCTGTGTCCCCTTTCGTTCGGCAGGCTATTGAAAATGATTCGCGAGTCGTGGTCACGGATTTTGTAACTGATACTTCGCTCTACTACCCACATTTTCAGATTTTGGTTTTGCCTTCATTCCGGGAGGGATTTCCTAATGTCCCTCTGGAGGCTGCTTGTGCTGGTATTCCAACGGTTGGCTATGCAGCGACTGGTACCGTGGATGCAATTCTGGATGGCGAGACAGGCACTGTGGTTCCCCTGGGCAATGTTCCGGCGCTGGCTCAGGCGATTGGTGCCTATATCGATGATCCCTTTCTACGTGAAAAGCATGGCCAGGCAGCTCGCGCTCGTGCGAAGCGAGATTATGATCCCGAGCGAATCTGGACGGAACTCTATCGGTTGTTTTGTCGCCTTCTTATTGAGAAGGGGATTTCACTAAAGCCGGGACCAACGCAATCCGATTCGGGGCAAATAGCGGCATGA
- a CDS encoding NAD-dependent epimerase/dehydratase family protein has protein sequence MISNSHSIALVTGATGAVGQALIEALRQLGISVRGYGRNRPKISLCQDFVVGDINDKAKLAEAMRDVDCVFHLAALLHINNPTADMKRLYWETNVEGTRSVCQAALEAGVDRTIVYSTINVYVGSFGNGLLNEATPPNPTNWYAESKLASEKIALSFPGTDVLRLAPVYGRGLKGNYGRYLRLAQRGVIPIVGDGTNRQTLIHAVDVARASIACASRTKISDKAMNLCDPSPYSLNEIAESISKAIQKRPRIVHIPKWAAMGAATLLERGLGLIGKNSSIGPAQIERMCEDVAVDGSALWRELGMAPAVSLVDGWRDAAGELNLIETLESARHCQRAA, from the coding sequence ATGATATCTAATTCTCACTCAATCGCTCTTGTGACAGGAGCAACTGGTGCTGTTGGCCAGGCGTTGATCGAGGCGCTTAGGCAGCTAGGAATATCAGTGCGCGGTTACGGCCGAAATCGACCGAAGATCAGCCTGTGCCAAGACTTCGTCGTTGGTGACATCAACGACAAAGCGAAACTCGCTGAGGCCATGAGAGACGTCGATTGCGTCTTTCATCTGGCGGCTTTGCTGCACATCAACAACCCGACCGCCGACATGAAGCGGCTCTATTGGGAAACCAACGTCGAAGGGACGCGGTCGGTCTGCCAAGCCGCTTTGGAGGCGGGTGTCGACCGCACAATTGTTTATAGTACAATCAATGTCTATGTCGGTTCTTTTGGTAATGGGCTTCTCAACGAAGCAACCCCGCCGAATCCAACAAACTGGTATGCAGAAAGTAAATTGGCATCTGAAAAGATCGCGTTGTCCTTCCCCGGTACTGATGTGCTCCGCCTAGCACCTGTTTATGGGAGAGGATTGAAAGGGAATTACGGGCGATATCTGCGGTTGGCACAGCGAGGTGTCATCCCGATCGTTGGCGACGGCACCAATCGACAAACACTCATTCACGCTGTTGATGTCGCGAGGGCGAGTATCGCCTGTGCGAGTCGAACCAAGATTTCCGACAAGGCGATGAATCTTTGCGATCCATCACCTTACTCGTTGAACGAAATCGCTGAATCAATTTCCAAAGCAATCCAGAAGAGACCAAGGATTGTGCATATCCCCAAATGGGCCGCAATGGGTGCGGCCACTCTGTTGGAGCGGGGACTGGGATTGATTGGAAAGAATTCCTCTATTGGCCCGGCTCAAATTGAGCGGATGTGCGAAGATGTGGCGGTGGATGGGTCGGCACTTTGGCGGGAACTGGGGATGGCTCCCGCAGTTTCCCTGGTCGATGGCTGGCGGGATGCGGCTGGCGAACTGAACTTGATCGAAACGCTTGAATCGGCGAGACATTGTCAACGGGCGGCTTAG